Proteins from one Camelina sativa cultivar DH55 chromosome 8, Cs, whole genome shotgun sequence genomic window:
- the LOC104709193 gene encoding AAA-ATPase At5g17740-like, translated as MVFSRDIPSPASSMVSSYASMMGYITIIKPMINTIIPRPVQNFVVSYLKSLVGSRSSTTLTLTIDQLSAVHIHDELYYAAEAYLSTKISPNSSRLNIARDPTQKEVKFYLSDGEVVPDVYNGVKLKWRFFANNKKKSMVDEHGERYHGNFNREYFELSFDKKHRDLVVKSYIPYVESKAMVVKSKRRILKMHSNLQMAWKSVNLEHPSTFDTMAMNEDLKRSVMEDLDKFVRRKDYYKRVGKAWKRGYLLYGPPGTGKTSLVAAMANYLKFDIYDLQLASVKGDAELRTLLLGSKNSSILLVEDIDCSVDLPTRLQPVTKTTQKSKKTLSPLTLSGLLNCIDGLWSSCGNERIIVFTTNNKEKLDPALLRPGRMDMHIYMGHCSFEGFKTLASNYLGLSSKENGDTHHLYPDIKHLIEGQVLTPAQVAEELMRSEGADAALDGLVKILKRKRLEMEGLKSEESNSLAMKKKESRLEMEEMRIRRDTEGSPRKNSKRLKKLVLFWT; from the exons ATGGTGTTCTCTAGAGATATCCCTTCTCCGGCATCATCAATGGTCTCTAGTTACGCATCAATGATGGGATACATCACGATAATCAAGCCAATGATTAACACAATCATTCCACGTCCAGTTCAAAACTTCGTCGTCTCTTATCTCAAGTCCTTGGTTGGCTCTCGTTCATCGACGACTCTCACGCTTACCATCGATCAATTGTCAGCGGTGCATATTCACGACGAGCTTTACTACGCTGCTGAGGCTTATCTATCCACCAAGATAAGTCCAAATTCGTCCAGGCTAAATATAGCTAGAGACCCTACGCAGAAGGAGGTCAAATTTTACCTCAGTGACGGAGAGGTTGTCCCCGATGTCTACAATGGCGTTAAGCTTAAGTGGAGGTTTTTTGctaacaacaagaagaagtctaTGGTTGATGAGCATGGGGAACGCTATCATGGAAACTTCAATCGGGAATATTTTGAGCTGAGCTTTGACAAGAAACACAGAGATTTGGTGGTGAAATCCTATATACCTTACGTGGAGAGCAAGGCAATGGTAGTTAAGAGCAAGCGCAGAATCCTCAAGATGCATTCCAACTTGCAAATGGCATGGAAATCCGTGAACTTGGAGCACCCTTCAACCTTCGACACGATGGCTATGAACGAAGATCTCAAGCGCTCTGTGATGGAAGATCTTGACAAGTTCGTCCGAAGAAAAGATTATTACAAAAGAGTTGGAAAGGCTTGGAAGAGGGGTTACTTGCTATACGGTCCACCAGGGACCGGGAAGACTAGTTTAGTGGCCGCTATGGCTAACTACCTCAAGTTCGATATTTATGATCTCCAGCTTGCAAGCGTGAAGGGAGACGCCGAGCTAAGGACATTGCTTCTCGGCTCTAAGAACAGCTCGATTCTTCTTGTAGAAGATATTGACTGTTCCGTGGATTTGCCTACAAGATTGCAACCTGTAACCAAAACAACCCAAAAGTCCAAAAAAACGTTAT CACCATTGACGTTATCAGGACTTTTGAATTGCATTGACGGGTTATGGTCGAGTTGTGGAAATGAACGCATAATAGTATTCACGACGAACAACAAGGAGAAACTCGATCCAGCATTGCTCAGACCAGGCCGTATGGATATGCACATTTACATGGGACATTGTAGTTTTGAGGGATTTAAGACATTGGCGTCTAACTATTTAGGCCTGTCTTCTAAGGAAAATGGTGACACTCACCATCTCTATCCGGATATCAAGCACTTGATTGAAGGACAAGTGTTGACTCCTGCTCAAGTCGCTGAGGAACTAATGAGAAGTGAAGGTGCTGATGCGGCCCTTGATGGTTTGGTAAAGATTCTCAAGAGAAAGAG ATTGGAGATGGAAGGACTAAAATCTGAGGAATCGAATTCGTtggcgatgaagaagaaagagagtagATTGGAGATGGAAGAGATGAGAATAAGGCGTGATACAGAGGGTTCTCCGAGGAAGAACAGCAAAAGACTTAAGAAACTTGTTCTGTTTTGGACCTAA